A genomic window from Colletotrichum destructivum chromosome 7, complete sequence includes:
- a CDS encoding Putative sigma intracellular receptor 2, EXPERA domain-containing protein: MSASPRNWRDSAYLVISSIQLSAILLVDLVPFYPSSLYAEPSAPLHFLQVIRDFYISTYNDPYFVTPHDGLPSWFKLFTYIEIVYQLPMAVWMVYRFSGRAGTTPRFELAILVFAVECALTTLTCIYDTLHWDPAVYSQAQKNVFIFNLYGPWVVIPALMGLDMWMRILGRLQAGGKTKSQ, from the exons ATGTCGGCCTCACCCAGAAACTGGCGCGACAGCGCATACCTCGTCATTTCAAGCATCCAGCTCTCAGCAATACTTC TGGTCGACCTGGTACCTTTCTACCCGTCCAGCCTCTACGCTgagccgtcggcgccgctgcACTTCCTGCAGGTGATTCGCGACTTCTACATCTCGACCTACAACGACCCCTACTTTGTCACGCCCCACGACGGGCTACCCTCATGGTTCAAGCTCTTCACCTACATCGAGATCGTCTACCAGCTGCCCATGGCCGTCTGGATGGTCTACCGGTTCTCCGGCCGCGCCGGAACCACGCCCCGCTTCGagctcgccatcctcgtcttcgccgtcgagtgCGCCCTGACGACGCTGACCTGCATCTACGACACGCTCCACTGGGACCCGGCCGTGTACAGCCAGGCCCAGAAGaacgtcttcatcttcaacctGTACGGCCCGTGGGTCGTGATCC CCGCACTCATGGGGTTAGACATGTGGATGCGCATCCTCGGCAGGCTCCAAGCCGGAGGCAAGACGAAGTCCCAGTAG
- a CDS encoding Putative phosphatidylethanolamine-binding protein has product MKYIISIVALLASMVSSHAEPPRSMSTREFRKAFLEGGIVPDVLGSFDPIVSFYAAYRAHDGDKALIMPDSRLKMKEAKFPFEFSVENMANAQNITRNSRFIVYMIGPDYPTRENPTDRSVRHYLAGNFTVEQTKSEVLSSAIIMKNSTPAFSDYISPEPKAGSGVHRYVYLLYVQPEKFNKMGFDGVGVDKMNRKNFNVSQFRQQAGLGRPIGGTFFMVNMAPSGSGSGNGGGGGNNNNNNNNNSTGNNGNGRSTASIATAGSIFMFITLLATMLVWM; this is encoded by the exons ATGAAGTACATCATCAGCATCGTGGCGTTGCTTGCCTCCATGGTATCTTCCCATGCAGAGCCACCGAGAAGCATGTCAACAAGGGAGTTCCGCAAGGCTTTCTTGGAAGGCGGGATCGTTCCAGATGTCCTAGGGTCCTTTGATCCCATTGTTTCTTTCTATGCCGCGTATCGGGCACACGATGGCGACAAAGCTCTCATCATGCCCGACTCCAGGCTTAAGATGAAGGAGGCCAAGTTCCCGTTCGAGTTCAGCGTCGAAAACATGGCCAACGCACAAAACATCACGCGGAACTCCAGGTTCATAGTTTACATG ATTGGACCTGACTATCCGACACGCGAGAATCCGACCGATCGTAGCGTGAGACACTACCTCGCCGGCAACTTTACCGTGGAGCAGACGAAATCGGAGGTCCTCTCTTCGGCAATCATCATGAAGAACTCTACGCCCGCATTCAGCGACTACATATCGCCAGAGCCCAAGGCAGGAAGCGGGGTGCACAGATACGTTTATCTACTCTACGTCCAGCCTGAGAAGTTCAACAAAATGGGTTTCGACGGGGTGGGTGTGGACAAAATGAACCGCAAGAACTTCAAC GTTTCCCAATTCCGTCAACAGgctggtctcgggcggcCGATTGGCGGGACCTTCTTCATGGTGAACATGGCTCcgagcggcagcggcagcggtaacggtggcggcggcgggaacaacaacaacaacaacaacaacaatagTACCGGAAACAATGGGAACGGTCGAAGCACTGCTTCAATCGCAACTGCTGGTTCGATTTTCATGTTCATCACTCTGCTTGCAACCATGTTGGTGTGGATGTGA
- a CDS encoding Putative NAD(P)-binding domain, NAD(P)-binding domain superfamily → MTPSRSRHFVTAMSESKVLVLGGTGPAGICLLRELVHREHETIVFARNPSKIPRDLLDNSRVEVLKGQMSDTAILSSALARTSVVVSLLGPDIRDRTIDPSLYADIYRSYLFPLMKQHRVKRLLAMGTLTICRPEDHWTLMQTMVTTLMPLFNNTVYRNMLNIARLFDEEGQNFDWTIFRIAQIPGESDEASWRQDREGAIFTGWIGEKGWMSSIRRAGLARWLVNAVEGKAEAWVGKMPAISSLAH, encoded by the exons ATGACACCAAGCCGTAGCCGACACTTTGTAACAGCCATGTCCGAGAGCAAGGTTTTGGTCCTTGGTGGGACGGGCCCGGCGGGGATCTGTTTGCTGAGAGAACTTGTCCATCGCGAACACGAGACGATTGTGTTCGCACGGAACCCGTCCAAAATACCCAGAGATTTGCTTGACAACTCTCGCGTCGAG GTTCTCAAAGGACAAATGTCCGATACTGCCATCCTTTCTTCGGCATTGGCTCGAACCTCCGTCGTTGTGTCCTTACTGGGTCCGGATATCAGAGACCGGACCATTGACCCGTCGCTTTACGCGGACATCTACCGATCTTACCTGTTTCCGTTGATGAAGCAGCATCGTGTAAAGCGTCTCCTCGCAATGGGCACGTTGACCATCTGCAGACCGGAAGATCACTGGACGCTTATGCAGACAATGGTTACCACGCTCATGCCATTGTTCAACAACACCGTCTACCGGAACATGCTCAACATTGCAAGGCTATTCGACGAAGAAGGTCAAAACTTCGATTGGACCATCTTTCGCATTGCACAGATCCCGGGAGAGTCTGACGAGGCTAGCTGGCGGCAAGATCGTGAGGGGGCCATTTTTACGGGTTGGATTGGTGAGAAGGGGTGGATGTCGTCTATTAGGAGAGCAGGGCTTGCTAGGTGGCTTGTCAATGCGGTTGAGGGCAAAGCGGAGGCGTGGGTTGGCAAAATGCCCGCCATCAGTTCTTTGGCCCATTGA